From a single Candoia aspera isolate rCanAsp1 chromosome 2, rCanAsp1.hap2, whole genome shotgun sequence genomic region:
- the C2H19orf53 gene encoding leydig cell tumor 10 kDa protein homolog has product MAQGKQKFKARKAAAAGKKAPAARGPRKGGRVIAPKKTRVIQQQKLKKNLEVAIRKKIEHEVVMKADAKLPKKLSVLKAPKAETKKDAGHSSRS; this is encoded by the exons ATGGCGCAGGGCAAGCAGAAGTTCAAGGCGCGCAAGGCGGCTGCTGCGGGGAAGAAGGCGCCGGCTGCCCGGGGACCTCGCAAAGGAG GTCGTGTAATTGCTCCCAAGAAAACACGTGTGATCCAGCAGCAGAAACTGAAAAAG aaTCTGGAGGTTGCCATCCGTAAGAAGATTGAGCATGAGGTGGTAATGAAGGCCGATGCTAAGTTACCCAAGAAACTTAGCGTGCTGAAGGCCCCCAaagcagaaacaaagaaagatGCAGGCCACTCCAGCCGGTCTTAG